In the genome of Fusarium poae strain DAOMC 252244 chromosome 1, whole genome shotgun sequence, the window TCTGCAATTTCCTCACCAACTTCTACTCGGCCAAGTCCCCCGGCGCAACTCCTTACGATGCATCTGGATTTCTCCCCGGCAAAACTGCCGGTCTTCCACAGCCGGAGAAGATCCTGGAGTGGTACGCAGAGGAAAGTGGCTACGACGCTCGGCCGGAGGTGCCGTGGGGCATGTCGTTTAGCATCTGGAAGCTGGCGGGTGTGTGTCAGGGCATTGCAGCGCGTTATGCGCTTAGGCAAGCGAGCAGCGAAAAGGCGAGACAGCATGCGGAGACGAGGGGATCTTTGGCTGAGTTTGCCTGGGCATTGGCTAAAGAAGCTGGTGCCGATGAGACTGTGACCAAGTTGTAGGATATTTATTGTATCGTGGCATAATGTACGGTTTTCTTTGATGCTTCGTGTGTTTGTCTTGAGTAAATGGTTGTGTCACTCTACAACTATAGGTTACAAGATCATCGGTTggtactatatatatatatatatatataatatatggAGTGGTGGTTGGTGTTTTGAGGTGCAACAACCCAGGATTCAAATCTGAAACATGCCGGGAGTTGAGAGCTTATGACGTTAGACTTTTGCGATAACATATTTCCCCCTTGAAAACAAAATCTTTGTTACTTTTTGCAGATTGGTCAATTAAAACTGTATCTCGTCTTCACCGCCAAGTAGACCCTTATACATGCCCCATAGCGCGAATCTTTTGAGGGTCGTTTTACAGCACATCAATCAAGCTTATCGCTCGCTAATGCCAAAAAGGGCCAAAACTTGATTTAACTGTAACTTGACTAAAACCCCCTCGACAACGCGACATCCCATCAATACAATTGAGGGTCCTAGTCCTATTTACTCGACCTACTACTCCTTTGACCTTAACCTAGACATTACATTATATTGACTTGACTACTTACTCATTGGACTTTTTCAATTCATGGCAGCCAATACTCGCCGGCGCATCACGTTGCCGGACCCCTCAGCGGATGAACGTCGTCCTTTACTGAGTAGGCTCAGTACTGGCGGCGGCCCAGAGAACCGCGAGGCCCTGTATAGCTGCATGACAGACCCCCATAGCCATTTGCCCGTGTATACCAACATTCACCGTATCCGTCGCGATATCATCAGCGTCGTTGAGGATTATCTGAGCCTCGCCCAGCTGCAGGACCTGAGAATTAATGTGACAGTCGTGCGGCCGCTGGTTGATAAGTTCTTTGGCCTCAACGACATTTCTATCAGTAAGAAGAAcagtgaagaagatggatTGTCAATACCCTTTACTGACTGACCACTTCTCATAGTCTACTGCTTGCTGGTCAACCGTGCACAGTTTCTGGACGAGCAGTCTCACTTGAGCAATCGTAACAATGTTAACTTCACTCGTGCCACTCTTTGTGAGCTGATTGCTACGCGCATTCTACGACGCTTTGGTGAAATGCACGATGACGGTCACGATGGTCTCCTCTTACTCGCTCATATCCTCGTTGCAGGCTTCGAGCCCTTCCAGAATGCTCCTGAAGAGATTCGGGACGAGGCAGAAAGGACGACTTCCTGGGTTGATTATAAGACACTGCCTTCTCTAGAGATTGCTATCGTTACAGAGAGCAAGCACTTTCTCAGCTCGGCGACTTGTGAAAAAGTCGTCAACGCAATCTACGAAGGTCGAATTGTTTATACTCCCTCGACGTTCTGGGACATCATCCCTGATCATTACAAGCTGAAGCCTATCTCTATCTACGACCCTCGCGACTCACCCCTCCTCAACCAGTACCGTCTGATCGTCCCTCGTACCAGAAATGTTCTCGAATCCATTCAATTTGCTACGTTGCTCGCCCTCTATGTTGCGGTTATGGTTCTTAGAAGGAAGAACCGCTATGGACCAACTGAAGCTGCGTTTTCAATCTTTGCTTTTGGATGGGGATTAGATCAGTTTGCTACCATTTTGGCACACGGATGGTATGTCATGACTATGTCTCTGGCCTTTCATCATTACTGACACATATTAATAGGAATGTGTACACCCAGAACCTTTGGTCATTCCTCGATGTAacctttatctttatttactgGGGATATCTGATCCTGCGGTTCCTGGGTTGGAAACTGGGCGATACCAACTTGGACGAGCAAGCATTTGATGTGCTTGCACTCGCAGCTCCCGTATTAGTTCCGCGTCTGGCGTTTAACTTGCTCAGAGACAATTTGGTGTTTTTGTCTCTCAGGTCAATGATGGCAgactttttcttcctcacgGCTCTCTCCGCCTGGTGCTTCTTGGGATTCTTGCTTTCTCTACTCTGGCTTGGCGAGGGAGCACACCCTCTTCTGTATGTTTCGTCGTGTCGCTCATTGTGTAACGTGATACTGACGCGTACTAGGACAATATCGAAATGGATGATATACATCTGGTTTGGATTAGATGGCACAGGTATCCAACGATCGGTAAGTAACTGTTGTCCCTTTGCTATGTTGCTTGCTAATTGGCCTCTCCCAGACCGAGTTTCACTGGTTACTGGGACCCAGTGTCATGGTTGCGTTTGCTTTCCTCGGAAACACTCTCTTCCTTACCATTCTGGTCTCCATGTTATCCAACACCTTTAGTAACATTTCGACAAACGCTATACAAGAGATCAGTTTCCGACGAGCTGTGCTCACTCTTGAAGGCGTCAAAGCTGACGCTGTCTTTGCATACCAACCCCCCTTCAACATCATTGCCGTCTTCTTATTCATCCCTCTCAAATTTGTTGTAAGCCCGCGCTGGTTCCACAAGATTCACGTTGCGGCCGTCAAGATCTTGAATCTGCCCCTGcttctcatcatcgctgTTGCTGAGCGTCGCCTACTCTGGCCTGCCCGAATAATTGAGGATCCTAACGAGATCAAAGCTCCACTGCCGACCAAGAGCCAGTTCTGGAAGAAATGGCGACTGACGGTCCATCGAGATTTACGTGCTGTGTTTCAAGTCCCGCCACCTGACGCAGTACACGACGATATTGCTGTCGACGATGACCTCACTCACCATCTCATCCGTCGCCAGTTCACACGCGGAGCTACAAACGAGATAGAGCCGCGAAACCCGGAGCCTCATGCCCGTCCTGACCCTGGAGGCCGACGACCATCTAGACGAGACTCTATGTTTCCAGGTATTCCGGCACAGAAGCTGCGTGGATCTTTCTCCGAAAATGATATGTTCGAGGGGACATCAGATAGATTGGCgaaaatggaaaagtcaATAAGGCGTATGGAGGCTATGCTGTCGCGCCTGGTACCATCTGTCGAAGATGCCATCAGTGACTCGGAGCTGGAGGAGAGCGGCACATTGGGAGGGGAGAACACGGCAGAGTCCTCATTTAGAAGATCAGAAGACCAAACATCATGGGGAATTATGCAAGTCTAGGCTTGGTTGCATTTTAGGAATAAGTTTGCAATGAGTACCGgataactacctaggtagcttcTGTTTTATTTGCTTGGTATTGTTCTGGCACTGATTCAGTGGCACTGCCAGAAGCAAACTTCCTTTACACCACCAAGTAGCGGACTCTTCCTGAAAATACTAAAAGCATTTGCGTTTTGCTCCTACACCCAAATCTTTAAAAGCCCTTCTCTCTTGATACTCGACATTACCCAGCCTGAACCTCCAGCATGTGTACAGTCACATACTTCAAGCATAAAAAATGCAAGCACACCTGGGTTGTCCTCACAGAACCCTGTATGCCTTACATAGGCCTCAACACCTGCCCGACCTTTTGCGACGGCACAGCTAAAGATCCGCCCAAGTTTTACAACACAAAGAGTCAGCCTTGTCCGCGATGTCAACTACACGGCGTGTACGATCGCAACTTGGTTCGGATGGTGGAGGCTATGGGATGCGGAATCAAATGGGGAGTTGGACCAGGAAGAGATGATTGGGGTTGTGAAATGAAGTGTGTGATTCAATAAGGGACTGTGGTAATGAATGGGCTTTGTTAAGGGAATCGACAAAGTTGTTGGTTTAAGTGGTTTCATCAATCAAGGTCGACATACGAGAGCAGCACCAATTATGGGCAGCAGGTCTCTCTACTGAACGCTATCCCATCTCAACTACCCATCATCTTTACTGATTCGTTACAAGCTCAAACGTCCTGTATTTTGATTCATATTTGGGTTCTGTTGCCATTGATTCTTTAGCCTCATATGCTTCACTCGATGTATCACGTGCCATGTCCACATAGAGCCATCACAAGTTTTCAAGCCATAATTCCATGAAGCCTCACCACAACCACATCATCCTTACTCATTGCACGCCGCAAATTATGCTTCCCACTCCGGATACTTCCCATGTCCCATATGAGCGGGTCTACGAACCAGCTGAAGACTCGTATCTCCTTTTAGACACACTCTCGTCTGCTTCCGAGACCGAGTATTTACAAAATGCCTTTCCAGATGCTACGCCTCTAGTGGTGGAGGTCGGTACAGGCTCAGGGGTTGTCCTCGCTTTTGTGCATGCGCATGCGCAGAAGCTCTTTGGAACACGCCAGGTCCTCACAGCCGGCATTGATATGAATGCGTTTGCATGCCGTGCGACTGTTGGGACAGTAGCAAAGGCAGAGTCTGACAATCCCGACTCTCACGCCTCGTACTTGGGCTCGTGTATGGGAGATCTCACAACCTCGTGGCGTGAGGGCACCATTGATGTTCTCATCTTCAACCCTCCATATGTGCCGACGCCTGAGATGCCTGCCAGGCCAGAAGAATTTATTGCAGACGACTTGGGAGTTACCGCAAAGACCTCCTTTGATGACGACTCATACCTCCTGGCTTTGTCGTACGCAGGCGGCGTGGACGGCATGGAGACAACAGACAGGCTGATTGAGGCACTGCCACGAACTCTGTCCCGTCGTGGCTGTGCTTATCTCCTTCTTTGCGCACAAAACAAGCCTGACCAAGTCAAGAGTCGGATCGAGGGATTCGGACCTGAATGGCGGGCTCAAACTGTTGGTACAAGTGGCAAGCAGGCCGGATGGGAGAAGCTGCAGATCGTGCGGATATGGCGAGACTATGTAAACGCTGCGGAATAAAAAGAAGGTGTATAAAAAAAGGGATGCTGCCATGACTTTGAGGCTTGTAAGAGCATGCATGTATTCAGATATCTTTCCATACCTACCAAAAGGCGATACCCACCCCAAGAGGTTTCAGATTCATACGGTTTTTATGGCTAAACAACCCGAACGCCAAGTTCCATTTAAAATGTGATATCGTCGCGATATCGTAGCCACTCCACGAATGATGCGCCTTTACGCATCCATCCTCCTTCTCACCTAGCCTCCTATCTCTTTCCATATAGTTCCATCTAAGGTCGTCCTCCGCGGCCACGACCACCACCGCCGCGTCCACGTCCCCTGGGACCACCTCTGCCTCGTCCTCCCCGGGCACCGCGGTCCGCTGCCTCCTTGCGGGCCTTgttcttgggcttgggcgCGTCGTCGATGAGTAGTGTGTCGAGAGGTAGTGAATCGGGGAGGATAAAGTATCGGATTGTAGAACCTCGGATGTTCATGGTCTCGAGGGAAATGGGCTCCTGGCCCTTGATGGTCATCTTGACATTGCGGAGAGCCGTGTTCATCTGGGGGGAGACGGAGGAGATTGTGCCGTGGATGATGGTGCCTGAGAACAAGTTAGTGTGCTGCTGCATTCTTCCAAGCTTGAGAGAAGGGATATGAGCATTTCGTACCATTTTTCAACTCAATTGTCACCGTCTCGTTGGCGCATTTCATGAGGAATCTAGGAGAATCAAGTTAGTCCAAAAGCTCCAAGTTGAAAAAGAAGCTCGGCGTGCCGAGGTAGAGCGCAAAGCGTGGGAATAGTTCGTACCGAACGAGCTTCATCTTGGCGACTGAAGAGAAATTATGCGCTTTAGATTATTTGTGAAAGTTGGTGGTTGTGAAGTAGGAGTTTATTGAGCGCGTCGTCGTGAAATCGATTCGGCGTGAGGCTGAGAGGCTGGCTACCACGACCGCCTGAACTGTCGGTCGGAAAAATCGAGGTTCAGAGCTTCAGCAAAGGCACGTGATCTCCTAGTTAGTCAGGATGTCAACCTCAACCCAAAGTTTGGTGATGAGCCTCAAGATATTGAAACTGAATATAGCGAAAGAAAAATTAGCCGGAAGCTCATTGAACACAGAGTAAGAAAACCAAAGATGCGAGTTTGGCCAGTTGTCTATTCTTTACCATCATTCTTATACTGTGGTATCTCCATCTTTGGCTTCCAGAAAGTGACTAAAAAGTTGGCCACTCAGCTTGGGAACAAAAATGAACAACCGAAATGTCCGGTCTAAGCTGCATTAACTGACCcaataatttcgtctctcatgCTTCCTAGCGGCCAGCTTTCCTGACACCCTTGGGGGCCTGTAACTGCAGGTTGGCTGGGACGAGCCTCCACAATTGTTTTGATCGTGACCCATTGAGGCCAAGTTCACTTATCGATAACGAGACCCGCGGTTCATTCACCAAACCATGCCGGGGGGATCAAGCAACCATAAATTGCAGCCTCGCCAACTTGACTATGTCATCATTCATTGCTCGCCTCTTGTCTTCAGCCTGGGGATTCCTTCAACCCCCTTGTTCTTGACCGGAACCTCAGGGTTGGAATCCTTAGTTCTCTCTGGTGAACGTTCTTTTCATTTGTCCTTTTGCCATTCACTGCGCACCCCCCGCCTTGGAAGCTGCAACCTGTTTTACCCCACCATCTTGCGCCTGAGATCAATCGGAAGCTTAATAAAACCCTAGGTTTCCTTCCTTTTCGACGATTCCATTTTGTATGCTTTATGTAACCCAAAGGTCATAAGAAACTCAGTCAGTAAACAAGCTTATGGTATTCATACTTGGCCTTTAACTCACTTATTTCTGTTCTCAAAGCTTGGAGAACATCGCCATCGTCGACCAAGGTGACAACCACCGTCCGGTTGTACTCAAAGCAAACATGATTACAGGTCGCGGAGGAGCCGGCGCTCGAGGGCGGATTAGACCCCCTCGTCGCATCGTACGTGTGAGTATGCCGCAGAGCGAGCAAGAGTTTCGCTCCCGCCGACCCATGATCGCAGACTAATAAATATGCATCTAGTCCACCGACGCTGGCGAAGGTTCCGACTTTGAGGCATGCTGGACAATGCTGAGGGAAGCACTTACGGATATCCACAAGAAGAACTGCAGCAAGCTATCTTTCGAAGAACTATACCGGGCAGCCTACAAAATAGTCCTCAAGAAAAAGGGCGAGGTCCTCTACGAGAAGGTGAAAGCCTTTGAGCAAGATTGGTTTGCTGAAAACGTTATCCCTGAAATCACAGCACTTGTCACCAAGAGCCTGATCAACATCGGAGGCACATCGGTCCACGAGAGGCGGCAGACTGGGGAAAGATTCCTCAAAGGTCTGCGCGACAAATGGGAGGACCACAACATGTCCATGAATATGACGGCGGACATACTCATGTACCTCGATCGTGGCTATACCCAGCTCGAAGCGCAACGAGTTCCCATTTTCGCCACCACCATTGCACTTTTCCGAGATAATATTCTTCGTTCATCCTTAGAAACCAATCACAAGGTCATCGATATCCTAATATCCGTTGTCCTCGACCAGATCAACATGGAGCGCGAAGGAGATATCATAGATCGAAATCTTATTCGAAGCTGCACACGAATGCTCAGCAGTCTCTACGAAACCGAAGACGAGAAGGAAAGCGACAAGCTATACACCACAGTCTTTGAGCCCCGTTTTCTTGACAACAGTAAAACCTATTATGCCACCGAATGCGAGAAGCTACTACGCGAATCTGACGCTGGGGCCTGGCTTCGACACACCCAAACAAGGCTGAATGAGGAGATCGATCGCTGCGGAACCACAATCGAATCGGAGACGCTGTCAAAAGTCACATCAACTATTGATCAAGAGCTGATTATCAAGCATCTGGGCGAATTTATAGCACTCGAAGGGAGCGGATTGAAGTGGATGATTGACAACGACAAGGTTGAGGAGCTTTCTATCCTCTACAGGCTAATCTCCAGAGTAGATTCCACAAAGGCGTCTTTGCGTGAAATTCTGCAGCGCCGTGTGGTTGAGCTTGGCTTGGAGATCGAAAAGGTCTTGAAGAATACTGACTTCTCAGCTGGCCAAGCCGATGGAGAAGATGGTGAAGGCGGCAAAGGAAAGACCTTGAACCCAGCTGCACAGCAGACTGCTGCTGCAATCAAATGGGTCGATGATGTTCTCCGTCTGAAGGACAAGTTTGATAATCTCTGGACTCGTTGCTTCCAAGACGACCTGATCATCCAAAGCGCCTTGACCAAGAGCTTTTCCGATTTCATCAACATGTTCAATCGGAGCTCTGAATACGTCTCCCTGTTTATTGACGATAACCTTAAAAGAGGTATCAAGGGCAAGACAGAAGCGGAGGTggatgttgttcttgagaAGGCCATTGTCTTGATCCGGTACCTGCAAGACAGAGATCTGTTCCAAACATACTACCAGAGACATCTGGCTAGACGGCTACTTCACGGCAAGTCCGAAAGTCACGACGTCGAGAAGCAAATCATTTCTCGGATGAAGCAGGAGCTTGGACAGCAGTTTACCAGCAAGTTCGAAGGCATGTTCAGAGATCTGGTCACGTCTACGGAGCTCACTACTGGCTACCGTGATCATATTCGCAATGTTGGAGACGGTAGTAAGACTATCGACCTTAACATCAACGTTCTTACCACAAACTACTGGCCACCTGAGGTCATGGGGCGCACCGCACAAATTGGCGAGGGTTCTCGTGTTACTTGCACGTACCCACCTGATTTGCAACGACTACAGGCGAGCTTCGAGCAGTTCTATCTCAACGATCGTAATGGACGCAAGCTTACCTGGATTGGCACGACTGGTAGCTCTGATATCAAATGCACTTTCCCGGCCATCGCTGGGAAGTCTGGTCCTTTATCACGCGAGCGGAGATATGAGATCAACGTGCCAACATTTGGTATGGTGGTCATGCTTCTCTTCAATGACCTGGAAGATGACCAGTCCTTGACATTTGAGGAGATACAGGCCAAGACGAATATGTCGAGTCAGGATCTTATGAGGACGTTGACGGCTATTGCGGTGGCACCCAAGTCTCGTGTCCTGCTCAAGGATCCAGCCAATAAATTTGTGAAACCAGGCGACAAGTTTACTTTCAACGCATCCTTCCAGAGCAAGACTATCCGAATCAAAGCGCCCATCATTAATGCGGTGTCAAAGGTTGAAGACACGTCAGAGAGAAAGACTACTGAGGAAAAGAATAACCAAACGAGAGCTCACATTGTTGACGCAGCAATTGTGAGAATCATGAAGTATGCATCCCCTATACAGACTCTGCGGTCTCACATACTAACATTCCTAGATCTCGAAAGGAGCTTTCGCATTCTCAGCTCACAAGCGAAGTTCTCACCCAGCTATCGGGTCGTTTTAAACCTGAAATCTCGCTCATCAAGAAGCGTATCGAAGATCTCATCGCTAGAGAATACCTCGAGCGTCCCGATGAGGACGGTGCGCCTTCTTTGTACCGCTATGTTGCATAAAACATACAGATCATCAACTAATCGCATGAATCATGAAATAAAGGAATCGGCATTTCCCGGGTTTGCACGGCGTTGAGATTGCAGAACATTGTCATTTATCTGCAAAACATGGGGACACTACAGCAGTGTTGGAAAGGTACTCGGGAAAGGCATTTGAGGAGGAGTAGAATTATATATTTGCTATTGCTAGTCTCCGCGTTTGGTCTTATACCAGGAGATGAATTTGAACGCCCAAGACTACTTTCGACCTTTATAGCTATTGTACCCCGACTGATTCTATGCCCTGTGATATGGTGTTTCTTGCGATTTgctaaaataataagtatatttactGAACTCAAAATTATCTCTCAAGATTAGGAAAATTGGCCGTTGCAAACAAGAGaggaaattagtaggtcaggaTGCTACTTAGAACAGGCTTCTttggctgtttatttttattacctaaAACTTGGAGGTCAACCCTTCTGTCCCAGTTCCCATGCAGTCTTGGATACAATCTTCGTGTTTTAGGAAGAACTACGTTATGAGAACGACGACGCATTAAGTCAAGAAGTATTGGAGGTTGGACGTTGTCAAGCCATGATGGATCACGTGACTATGTTCAACTGGCGCCTCAACTGTAGCCGCTATCATGATGGAGATCTTGCACCACCACCCATCTAAACAGCCTCTCTCGACGACTACGCCCATTAATTATCAGAAACTCTGGTATTCTGACTCTCACTACTCTAAAAGAGTTCGCAAACTATATCTATTTTCTCTAAGACAAGGGCTGCGATCGTGAAAGAGTCACCGACACAATGCTCTTCTTCAGGTACACCTACCTACCCAACACACATGTTCTCAGAACTGACGCCTCTTTGTCGCATAGCTTTTTCAAGACCCTTATTGACCACGAGGTCACTGTTGAGCTCAAGAACGATATTCAGCTCAAGGGCATTCTCAAGAGTGTGGATCAGTACCTCAAcatcaagcttgatgatATTCAGGTTGTGGAGGAGCTCAAGTACCCTCATCTCGTACGTATAATCCcagctttttttttctagtTTTGGTCATTTGGAGGGTGAACTAACTGACTTGTTTTGCAGAGCTCCGTCAAGAATGTCTTTATTAGAGGCTCTGTCGTGAGATATGTTCACCTCCCTGGTGCGTCGGTTGACACGCAGCTACTCGAGGACGCCACCCGAAGAGGCAAGTTttattcttttccttctctctcTAGTATGTTTTATGTAAGGATTATGTGCTGACATCTTGTGTTTTAcagaagctgctgctcagCAGGCCAAGGCGAAATGAGCGGTTCAAGTCAATGGATGAGAGAGATAGTGAATCAGGTGGGATAGGCTTTTAGAGGTCGACTGCATCAGAAATGAGAAGGCAAAAAAGGGGAGGACTCATGAGGCGTTGGCTCCTGATATGGATAATGAAATGCtgttcttttcctcttttcaaGTGAACGATTTTGATGGTCAAATGAGACAGACTGTTTCACGTTGAGCACCCATCTTGGTTGTCCGAGACCATGAAAAGTCATATAAATTCTCACTACAAACAAAATATGCTATTCATCATTTTAACAGAATCGTCATTACCAAAACGCCCCGCCTGTCATACCAGGTTTACCATCCCATAGTTCTTTCTCGGCTACTGGGTCGTTTTCTTCGCCTTCAATGAGTGGTATCACTAACCCTGCTCGTCTCCTCTCCGCCAGCCAACGATCTATCCATCCCTTCATTCGTTTTCTTGACTGTTCACTGCCCACATTGACGGTCGGAATAACCTTTTCAATCCGCAAACTCATGAGAAACATGGCCAGCTCTCGAAAGCTGCTGTGTTCCGAGTATGGAACTCCAAAACACATGGCTTCCTTGGTGCTGCCTCTCTGTGGAACGAAGTCCTTGTATCCAAATCTTGTGCGCCAGCTGTTGTCGTGAAGGATCTGTTGGGTATGAATGCTTCCTGGTGGAGTGTTGGCACCGAAGGATTTCCCTGCAGG includes:
- a CDS encoding hypothetical protein (BUSCO:7495at5125), producing MITGRGGAGARGRIRPPRRIVRSTDAGEGSDFEACWTMLREALTDIHKKNCSKLSFEELYRAAYKIVLKKKGEVLYEKVKAFEQDWFAENVIPEITALVTKSLINIGGTSVHERRQTGERFLKGLRDKWEDHNMSMNMTADILMYLDRGYTQLEAQRVPIFATTIALFRDNILRSSLETNHKVIDILISVVLDQINMEREGDIIDRNLIRSCTRMLSSLYETEDEKESDKLYTTVFEPRFLDNSKTYYATECEKLLRESDAGAWLRHTQTRLNEEIDRCGTTIESETLSKVTSTIDQELIIKHLGEFIALEGSGLKWMIDNDKVEELSILYRLISRVDSTKASLREILQRRVVELGLEIEKVLKNTDFSAGQADGEDGEGGKGKTLNPAAQQTAAAIKWVDDVLRLKDKFDNLWTRCFQDDLIIQSALTKSFSDFINMFNRSSEYVSLFIDDNLKRGIKGKTEAEVDVVLEKAIVLIRYLQDRDLFQTYYQRHLARRLLHGKSESHDVEKQIISRMKQELGQQFTSKFEGMFRDLVTSTELTTGYRDHIRNVGDGSKTIDLNINVLTTNYWPPEVMGRTAQIGEGSRVTCTYPPDLQRLQASFEQFYLNDRNGRKLTWIGTTGSSDIKCTFPAIAGKSGPLSRERRYEINVPTFGMVVMLLFNDLEDDQSLTFEEIQAKTNMSSQDLMRTLTAIAVAPKSRVLLKDPANKFVKPGDKFTFNASFQSKTIRIKAPIINAVSKVEDTSERKTTEEKNNQTRAHIVDAAIVRIMKSRKELSHSQLTSEVLTQLSGRFKPEISLIKKRIEDLIAREYLERPDEDGAPSLYRYVA
- the LSM2 gene encoding U6 snRNA-associated Sm-like protein LSm2, which gives rise to MLFFSFFKTLIDHEVTVELKNDIQLKGILKSVDQYLNIKLDDIQVVEELKYPHLSSVKNVFIRGSVVRYVHLPGASVDTQLLEDATRRGKFYSFPSLSKAAAQQAKAK
- a CDS encoding hypothetical protein (TransMembrane:9 (o267-286i298-320o326-348i360-377o397-417i424-443o449-474i509-527o539-558i)~BUSCO:10667at5125), which gives rise to MAANTRRRITLPDPSADERRPLLSRLSTGGGPENREALYSCMTDPHSHLPVYTNIHRIRRDIISVVEDYLSLAQLQDLRINVTVVRPLVDKFFGLNDISIIYCLLVNRAQFLDEQSHLSNRNNVNFTRATLCELIATRILRRFGEMHDDGHDGLLLLAHILVAGFEPFQNAPEEIRDEAERTTSWVDYKTLPSLEIAIVTESKHFLSSATCEKVVNAIYEGRIVYTPSTFWDIIPDHYKLKPISIYDPRDSPLLNQYRLIVPRTRNVLESIQFATLLALYVAVMVLRRKNRYGPTEAAFSIFAFGWGLDQFATILAHGWNVYTQNLWSFLDVTFIFIYWGYLILRFLGWKLGDTNLDEQAFDVLALAAPVLVPRLAFNLLRDNLVFLSLRSMMADFFFLTALSAWCFLGFLLSLLWLGEGAHPLLTISKWMIYIWFGLDGTGIQRSTEFHWLLGPSVMVAFAFLGNTLFLTILVSMLSNTFSNISTNAIQEISFRRAVLTLEGVKADAVFAYQPPFNIIAVFLFIPLKFVVSPRWFHKIHVAAVKILNLPLLLIIAVAERRLLWPARIIEDPNEIKAPLPTKSQFWKKWRLTVHRDLRAVFQVPPPDAVHDDIAVDDDLTHHLIRRQFTRGATNEIEPRNPEPHARPDPGGRRPSRRDSMFPGIPAQKLRGSFSENDMFEGTSDRLAKMEKSIRRMEAMLSRLVPSVEDAISDSELEESGTLGGENTAESSFRRSEDQTSWGIMQV
- the SMD1 gene encoding mRNA splicing protein smd1 (BUSCO:58049at5125), producing MKLVRFLMKCANETVTIELKNGTIIHGTISSVSPQMNTALRNVKMTIKGQEPISLETMNIRGSTIRYFILPDSLPLDTLLIDDAPKPKNKARKEAADRGARGGRGRGGPRGRGRGGGGRGRGGRP
- a CDS encoding hypothetical protein (BUSCO:45921at5125), whose translation is MLPTPDTSHVPYERVYEPAEDSYLLLDTLSSASETEYLQNAFPDATPLVVEVGTGSGVVLAFVHAHAQKLFGTRQVLTAGIDMNAFACRATVGTVAKAESDNPDSHASYLGSCMGDLTTSWREGTIDVLIFNPPYVPTPEMPARPEEFIADDLGVTAKTSFDDDSYLLALSYAGGVDGMETTDRLIEALPRTLSRRGCAYLLLCAQNKPDQVKSRIEGFGPEWRAQTVGTSGKQAGWEKLQIVRIWRDYVNAAE